In Cellvibrio polysaccharolyticus, a genomic segment contains:
- a CDS encoding substrate-binding domain-containing protein, whose translation MTLKPLAKLAAVSLIAVSCAAVAQNRDTIQVAGSSTVLPFASIVAEEFGNNFPQFKTPVVGSGGSSGGLRQFCQGVGANTIDIANSSRAIRPAEIDACKAAGVNQIIEVKIGYDGIVFASRIDAGDFKLEPKHVFLAQADKVPQGGKLVANPYTRWSQIDKSLPDQEILLAIPGSNHGTREVYEEKVVHPGCMEFDEIKKLDKDAAAAQCVAMRTDGRVVEIAGDYTETLARLQAQKDAVGVFGLSFYEANRDRIKVASVSGVVPTLDAILDGKYPVSRPLFFYVKGEHIGVIPGLQEFANYFVSEQVSGTDSPLEAAGLIPLSDKERADVANAIKQRKAK comes from the coding sequence TCGCTGTAAGTTGTGCTGCTGTAGCACAAAACCGTGACACCATTCAGGTTGCCGGCTCTTCTACCGTATTACCTTTCGCCTCTATCGTAGCGGAAGAATTTGGTAACAATTTCCCGCAATTCAAAACCCCGGTCGTCGGTTCCGGTGGTTCTTCTGGCGGCTTGCGCCAGTTCTGTCAGGGCGTTGGTGCCAACACCATTGATATCGCCAACTCTTCACGCGCTATTCGCCCGGCTGAAATTGATGCCTGTAAAGCGGCCGGTGTAAACCAGATTATCGAAGTTAAAATCGGTTATGACGGTATCGTATTCGCTTCACGTATCGACGCTGGCGATTTCAAACTGGAGCCAAAGCACGTATTCCTGGCGCAGGCTGACAAAGTACCGCAAGGCGGCAAACTGGTTGCCAACCCTTACACCCGCTGGTCACAAATCGACAAGTCTCTGCCAGACCAGGAAATTCTGCTGGCTATCCCGGGTTCCAACCACGGTACGCGTGAAGTGTACGAAGAAAAAGTGGTTCACCCTGGCTGTATGGAATTTGACGAAATCAAAAAACTCGACAAAGACGCAGCCGCTGCACAGTGTGTTGCCATGCGTACCGATGGTCGCGTTGTTGAAATCGCTGGTGACTACACTGAAACCCTGGCTCGTCTGCAAGCACAAAAAGATGCTGTTGGTGTATTCGGCCTGAGCTTCTACGAAGCCAACCGTGACCGCATCAAAGTCGCTTCTGTATCCGGTGTTGTACCAACCCTCGACGCTATTCTTGATGGCAAGTACCCGGTATCCCGTCCGCTGTTCTTCTACGTGAAAGGCGAGCACATTGGTGTGATTCCAGGTCTGCAGGAATTTGCCAACTACTTCGTTAGCGAACAGGTTTCCGGCACTGACAGCCCGCTCGAAGCGGCTGGTCTGATCCCGCTGTCTGATAAAGAACGTGCTGACGTTGCCAACGCAATCAAGCAACGCAAAGCCAAGTAA
- the pstC gene encoding phosphate ABC transporter permease subunit PstC, which produces MGNLSLIIALLVLMVIGYQLGMVRSRRVAAANRTLIMHSRPQHYGMMVALWSILPAFFVFLLWNWVSPGLINSMVAAQLPVDIAAQTDEATRVALRRIENLANNFGIVADAAPWELSSAEYMSALQKKSALLLTALMSAVVAFGLVMSIKKIAPPLRARHQIEFFMKVMLVICSTIAILTTIGIVLSMVGETLKFFSFVSPVDFFFGTTWNPRFSTVGVGEQGSFGLIPLLSGTLLVAIIALLVAIPLGLMVAIYLAEYAPARLRNTAKPIIEVLAGIPTIVYGFFALVTVGPFLRDLGGFIGLDIRATSALTAGVVMGMMIIPFISSLTDDILTQVPKTLRDGSLGLGATKSETIRRVVLPAALPGIVGAVLLAASRAIGETMIVVMAAGNSPALTANPFEAVSTVTVTIVNQLTGDNDFASPQSLVAFALGLTLFVITLLLNVVALVIVRKYREQYE; this is translated from the coding sequence ATGGGAAACCTATCACTAATAATTGCTCTGCTGGTATTGATGGTTATTGGTTACCAGCTGGGTATGGTGCGCAGTCGCCGGGTTGCAGCGGCCAATCGCACATTAATAATGCATTCAAGACCACAACACTACGGCATGATGGTAGCGCTCTGGTCAATATTGCCGGCATTTTTTGTATTTTTATTATGGAACTGGGTATCGCCCGGGTTGATTAACAGCATGGTAGCGGCACAGTTACCAGTAGATATCGCGGCACAGACCGACGAAGCCACGCGCGTTGCCCTGCGCAGAATTGAAAACCTCGCTAATAACTTTGGCATTGTTGCCGACGCTGCTCCCTGGGAGTTGTCGTCAGCCGAATACATGAGTGCCCTCCAGAAAAAAAGCGCACTGCTATTAACCGCACTGATGTCGGCGGTGGTTGCTTTTGGTTTGGTGATGAGCATTAAAAAAATTGCCCCGCCATTACGCGCCCGTCACCAAATAGAATTTTTTATGAAAGTGATGCTGGTGATTTGCTCCACCATCGCCATCCTCACTACCATCGGTATCGTATTGTCGATGGTGGGCGAAACACTGAAATTTTTCAGTTTTGTATCGCCGGTCGATTTCTTTTTTGGTACCACCTGGAACCCGCGCTTTTCTACCGTTGGTGTCGGCGAGCAAGGCAGCTTTGGTTTAATCCCCTTGTTGTCCGGTACCTTACTGGTAGCGATCATTGCGCTGCTGGTAGCCATTCCCCTCGGTTTGATGGTTGCCATTTATCTTGCTGAATATGCGCCGGCACGTTTACGAAATACCGCCAAGCCGATTATCGAAGTACTGGCCGGTATTCCTACTATTGTTTACGGCTTTTTTGCGCTGGTCACTGTGGGGCCATTCCTGCGAGATCTGGGCGGATTCATCGGTCTGGATATTCGCGCAACCTCGGCACTTACCGCTGGTGTAGTGATGGGCATGATGATTATTCCTTTTATCTCGTCGCTCACTGACGACATTCTCACGCAGGTTCCAAAAACGCTTCGCGATGGTTCGCTGGGTCTGGGTGCTACCAAATCCGAAACCATTCGCCGTGTGGTATTGCCCGCTGCTTTGCCAGGTATTGTTGGCGCTGTGTTGCTGGCGGCGAGTCGTGCGATTGGTGAAACGATGATTGTCGTTATGGCCGCAGGCAATAGCCCTGCGCTTACTGCCAACCCTTTCGAAGCTGTGTCGACCGTTACCGTCACTATTGTTAACCAGCTCACCGGCGATAACGACTTCGCCAGCCCGCAATCGCTGGTTGCCTTTGCATTGGGCCTGACGCTGTTCGTAATTACCTTGCTGCTCAACGTTGTGGCTTTGGTCATCGTTCGTAAATACCGTGAACAATACGAGTAA
- the pstA gene encoding phosphate ABC transporter permease PstA yields MTTSENTSASSGRQARQKVAASLTRRHRQEKLFRGMGFAAVVISLLLVALLFINIFSKGLPAFWQSTVTLDIYFDPEIISISEKPVQQTGESDNNFRQRYIDWQTEVGFINFNRLITDALQKVIPDVGNNTRDLQRIVTSAERFALRDMIVNDPSLIGQTRKLGLLTDANIDVWLKGNIDRSLPDAQQQLSPKVREWSDYLSAQGIIQNKFSFSLFMNTDSRSSLASAGLAGAFMGSLFMMLIVIILSVPMGVAAAIYLEEFAPKNRITDLVEVNINNLAAVPSIVFGLLGASVFIGWFNLPMSAPVVGGLVLSLMTLPTVIIATRSTLKAIPPSIRQAALGLGASKMQSIFHHVLPLAIPGILTGAILGVAQALGETAPLLLIGMKSFVASVPSTPFEQSTALPVQIFLWQGNELRNFFEARTSAAIIVLLIMMISLNALAIWLRKKYETRW; encoded by the coding sequence ATGACTACTTCTGAAAACACATCCGCGTCTTCCGGGCGTCAGGCTCGCCAGAAAGTTGCTGCATCACTGACTCGAAGACACCGCCAGGAAAAACTGTTTCGTGGTATGGGCTTTGCTGCCGTTGTGATCAGTCTCTTGCTGGTTGCTTTATTATTCATCAATATTTTTTCCAAAGGCTTACCGGCCTTTTGGCAATCAACCGTCACTCTGGATATTTATTTTGACCCGGAAATTATTAGCATCTCTGAAAAGCCGGTACAGCAAACCGGCGAGTCGGATAACAATTTCAGGCAGCGTTATATCGATTGGCAAACTGAAGTAGGCTTTATCAACTTCAACCGTTTGATTACCGATGCCTTGCAAAAAGTTATTCCGGATGTCGGCAACAATACCCGCGACTTGCAGCGTATCGTTACCTCGGCAGAGCGTTTTGCATTGCGGGATATGATAGTTAATGACCCGTCATTGATTGGCCAAACCCGCAAGCTGGGTTTGCTTACCGATGCCAATATCGACGTGTGGTTAAAAGGCAATATTGACCGCAGCCTGCCGGATGCCCAGCAGCAGTTGAGCCCCAAGGTGCGTGAGTGGTCTGATTATCTTTCAGCGCAGGGAATCATCCAGAATAAATTCAGCTTTTCGCTATTCATGAATACCGACTCCCGCAGCTCGCTGGCGTCTGCCGGTTTGGCCGGTGCATTTATGGGCTCGCTGTTTATGATGTTGATTGTGATTATATTATCGGTGCCGATGGGTGTGGCGGCAGCCATTTACCTGGAAGAATTTGCGCCAAAAAATAGAATTACCGATCTGGTTGAAGTGAATATCAATAACCTTGCGGCCGTGCCTTCTATCGTATTCGGTCTGTTAGGTGCATCGGTATTTATCGGCTGGTTTAACCTGCCGATGTCGGCACCGGTGGTGGGTGGTCTGGTGCTGTCGTTGATGACTTTGCCAACGGTTATTATCGCTACACGTTCAACGCTTAAAGCCATTCCTCCTTCGATTCGTCAGGCCGCGCTGGGTCTTGGTGCCTCGAAAATGCAATCGATTTTCCATCATGTGTTACCGCTGGCCATTCCCGGCATTCTTACCGGTGCTATTCTCGGTGTTGCACAGGCGCTGGGTGAAACGGCTCCGCTGCTGTTGATTGGCATGAAGTCTTTTGTGGCCTCGGTGCCGTCTACCCCTTTTGAGCAATCTACCGCCTTACCGGTGCAGATATTCCTGTGGCAAGGAAATGAACTGCGTAACTTCTTCGAGGCGCGCACTTCAGCTGCAATTATTGTGTTGTTGATTATGATGATCTCACTCAATGCGCTGGCTATCTGGCTGCGCAAAAAATATGAAACCCGGTGGTAA